One Ricinus communis isolate WT05 ecotype wild-type chromosome 2, ASM1957865v1, whole genome shotgun sequence DNA segment encodes these proteins:
- the LOC8275807 gene encoding V-type proton ATPase subunit a2 — MMMDLLRSEPMQLVQLIIPIESAHRSISYLGDLGLFQFKDLNAEKSPFQRTYATQIKRCAEMARKLRFFRENMTKTSLLPSTRSARGIDINLDNLEVKLAELEAELIEINSNNEKLERTYNELLEYKLVLQKAGELFHSAQKSGAVQQRELDVHNNGEGSIDSPLLLEQEMVTDPSKQVKLGYISGLVPREKSIAFERILFRATRGNVFLKQSVVENSVVDPVSGEKVEKNVFVVFYSGERAKNKILKICEAFGANRYPFNEDLSKQYQMMTEVSGRLTELKTTIDAGSAHRSNLLQTIGFELEQWNLLVKKEKSIYHTLNMLSMDVTKKCVVAEGWCPVFASDQIRNTLRQATVDSNSQIGAIFQVLQTKESPPTYFLTNKFTSAFQEIVDAYGIAKYQEANPGVYTIITFPFLFAVMFGDWGHGICLLLATLYFITREKKLSSQKLGDIMEMTFGGRYVIMMMAIFSIYTGLIYNEFFSVPFELFGPSAYACRDQSCRDAYTAGLIKVRATYPFGVDPKWHGTRSELPFLNSLKMKMSILLGVAQMNLGIVMSYFNAKFFGDNLNVRYQFVPQMIFLNSLFGYLSLLIIVKWCTGSQADLYHVMIYMFLSPIDDLGDNQLFVGQKFLQILLLILALVAAPWMLFPKPLLLKKQHEERHQGQSYALLESTEDPLEMEPHSDSHKHEEFEFSEVFVHQLIHTIEFVLGAVSNTASYLRLWALSLAHSELSSVFYDKVLLLAWGFNNIVILIIGIVVFVCATVGVLLVMETLSAFLHALRLHWVEFQNKFYEGDGYKFHPFSFVLLGDEDE; from the exons ATGATGATGGATCTCCTACGGTCAGAGCCAATGCAATTGGTACAACTGATTATCCCTATAGAATCAGCTCATCGCTCAATCTCATATCTCGGTGACCTTGGCCTCTTCCAATTCAAAGAT CTAAATGCTGAGAAGAGTCCATTCCAGCGGACGTATGCTACTCAG ATTAAGAGATGTGCAGAAATGGCTCGAAAGCTACGATTCTTTAGGGAAAACATGACAAAGACTAGCTTGCTGCCATCAACAAGGTCCGCCAGAGGCATTGATATTAATTTGGACAACTTGGAG GTTAAACTTGCTGAACTCGAAGCTGAGCTGATAGAAATAAACTCAAATAACGAAAAGTTAGAGCGTACATACAATGAATTACTAGAATATAAGCTTGTTCTGCAGAAG GCTGGCGAGCTTTTCCATTCAGCTCAAAAGAGTGGTGCAGTTCAGCAAAGAGAACTTGATGTACATAATAATGGTGAAGGATCCATTGACAGTCCATTATTGTTAGAGCAA GAAATGGTAACAGATCCATCAAAGCAAGTTAAGCTGGGTTATATCAGTGGCCTTGTACCAAGAGAAAAGTCAATTGCTTTTGAAAGGATTTTGTTCCGTGCAACTAGAGGCAATGTGTTTTTGAAGCAATCTGTGGTTGAAAATTCTGTTGTTGATCCTGTATCTGGAGAGAAG GTTGAGAAAAATGTatttgttgttttctattcCGGTGAAAGagcaaaaaacaaaattcttaaaatatgtGAAGCTTTTGGAGCAAATCGTTATCCATTCAACGAGGACCTGAGCAAGCAATATCAGATGATGACAGAG GTGTCTGGACGACTTACAGAGCTAAAGACCACCATAGATGCTGGTTCAGCTCACAGAAGCAATTTGTTACAGACAATTGGGTTTGAATTAGAGCAGTGGAATCTTCTG GTGAAGAAGGAAAAATCCATTTACCACACTCTGAACATGCTTAGCATGGATGTGACAAAGAAGTGTGTTGTTGCTGAAGGTTGGTGTCCTGTTTTTGCTTCGGATCAG ATCCGAAACACATTGCGACAGGCAACTGTAGACAGCAACTCACAAATTGGAGCTATATTCCAGGTTTTGCAAACAAAGGAATCACCACCAACCTATTTTCTCACAAACAAATTTACATCTGCCTTCCAAGAAATTGTAGATGCGTACGG GATTGCCAAGTACCAGGAAGCGAATCCTGGTGTATATACAATAATCACTTTCCCTTTCCTTTTTGCCGTGATGTTTGGTGATTGGGGCCATGGTATTTGCTTGCTTTTGGCAACATTATACTTCATTACTAGGGAAAAGAAATTGTCCAGTCAG AAGCTTGGAGACATCATGGAAATGACATTCGGCGGCCGTTATGTTATTATGATGATGGCAATTTTTTCAATCTATACTGGATTGATATACAATGAATTCTTCTCAGTGCCCTTTGAACTATTTGGTCCTTCTGCATATGCCTGCCGTGACCAATCATGCAG GGATGCTTATACTGCTGGTTTAATTAAGGTGCGTGCCACTTATCCATTTGGTGTTGATCCCAAGTGGCATGGTACCCGGAGTGAGTTACCATTTCTTAACTCGTTAAAGATGAAGATGTCAATTCTTTTAGGAGTGGCCCAAATGAATCTTGGGATTGTCATGAGCTACTTCAATGCAAAGTTCTTTGGAGATAATTTAAATGTCCG GTACCAATTTGTTCCCCAGATGATTTTCTTGAACAGCTTATTTGGCTATCTTTCACTTCTCATAATTGTGAAATGGTGCACCGGCTCACAAGCTGATCTGTACCATGTGATGATATACATGTTTTTGAGTCCTATTGATGATTTAGGTGACAATCAGCTTTTTGTTGGCCAGAAATTCCTTCAG ATTTTGTTACTGATATTAGCCCTTGTTGCTGCGCCATGGATGCTATTTCCAAAGCCTTTATTATTGAAGAAACAGCATGAGGAA AGGCACCAAGGTCAATCCTATGCATTGCTTGAAAGCACTGAAGACCCTCTTGAAATGGAGCCTCATTCTGATTCTCATAAACATGAGGAATTTGAGTTCAGCGAGGTCTTTGTTCACCAACTTATACATACAATAGAGTTTGTGCTTGGAGCAGTATCTAATACAGCATCCTATCTACGTCTCTGGGCACTCAG TTTGGCCCATTCAGAGTTATCAAGTGTATTCTATGACAAGGTTCTACTTCTAGCCTGGGG GTTCAACAATATTGTTATTCTTATCATTGGCATAGTTGTTTTTGTATGTGCGACTGTCGGTGTGCTTCTCGTGATGGAAACTTTAAGTGCATTCCTACATGCCTTACGGCTTCACTGGGTAGAGTTCCAGAACAAGTTTTATGAGGGAGATGGGTACAAATTTCACCcattttcatttgttttacTTGGTGACGAGGATGAATGA
- the LOC8275806 gene encoding probable cysteine protease RD19C has translation MERSCFLSLIVFAFLSSSILFTATSDELDDPLIRQVVPDVEDYLLSAQHHFTAFKAKFGKNYATQEEHDYRFKVFKANLRRAQKHQLMDPSAVHGVTKFSDLTPREFRRQYLGLKKLRLPADAHEAPILPTDGIPEDFDWRDHGAVTNVKNQGSCGSCWSFSAAGALEGAHFLATGELVSLSEQQLVDCDHECDPTEYGACDSGCNGGLMTNAFEYILKAGGLEREEDYPYTGSDRGPCKFERAKIAASVNNFSVVSVDEDQIAANLVQNGPLAVGINAVFMQTYIGGVSCPYICSKRQDHGVVLVGYGSAGYAPVRLKDKPFWIIKNSWGENWGENGYYKICRGRNVCGVDAMVSTVAAIHTTAR, from the exons ATGGAGCGCTCTTGCTTCCTTTCTCTCATCGTTTTCGCCTTCCTATCCTCTTCCATCCTGTTCACCGCTACCTCCGATGAGCTCGATGATCCTCTCATTAGGCAAGTGGTTCCGGACGTAGAGGATTATCTCCTGAGCGCCCAGCATCACTTCACTGCTTTCAAGGCTAAATTCGGGAAGAACTATGCAACTCAGGAGGAGCACGATTACCGATTCAAAGTTTTCAAAGCTAATCTCCGACGAGCGCAAAAGCACCAGCTGATGGATCCTTCAGCGGTACATGGAGTTACCAAGTTCTCAGACTTAACGCCACGCGAGTTTCGCCGTCAGTATCTCGGCTTGAAGAAGCTTCGTCTTCCTGCAGATGCTCACGAAGCGCCGATACTTCCGACTGACGGTATTCCCGAGGATTTTGATTGGCGTGACCACGGCGCCGTTACTAATGTTAAGAACCAG GGATCATGTGGATCGTGCTGGTCGTTTAGTGCCGCTGGTGCTCTAGAAGGAGCTCACTTTTTAGCGACGGGTGAGCTGGTGAGCTTGAGTGAACAGCAGCTTGTGGATTGTGACCATGAG TGCGATCCAACAGAATACGGAGCATGTGATTCAGGGTGTAATGGTGGGTTGATGACCAATGCATTTGAGTACATTCTCAAGGCTGGTGGACTAGAACGAGAGGAGGACTATCCTTACACTGGGAGTGATCGCGGGCCTTGCAAGTTCGAAAGGGCAAAAATTGCTGCATCTGTTAATAACTTCAGCGTCGTTTCTGTTGATGAAGATCAAATTGCTGCAAATTTGGTGCAGAATGGTCCACTTGCAG TGGGTATCAATGCAGTTTTTATGCAGACATACATAGGAGGAGTATCCTGTCCATACATTTGCTCAAAGCGTCAGGATCATGGGGTGGTTCTTGTGGGGTATGGATCTGCAGGTTATGCTCCTGTCCGATTGAAGGACAAGCCTTTCTGGATTATCAAGAACTCGTGGGGAGAAAATTGGGGTGAGAACGGCTATTACAAAATCTGTAGGGGTCGCAATGTCTGCGGAGTGGACGCAATGGTTTCAACTGTTGCTGCCATTCACACCACCGCTCGATAA